The following coding sequences are from one SAR86 cluster bacterium window:
- a CDS encoding NADH:flavin oxidoreductase, with product MTILKDEVQLPCGAKIKNRICKAAMTERIAFGDNFTNQRHLNLYKTWAEGDIGILLTGNVQVDRNHLEGPANVCIEETSYKDQLPMLKKWADEGTKNDTHLWMQIAHAGRQTPGEINQSPKAPSSVQLKIPGRNYGVPSELTPDEIVEIIKKFTFVAKIARETGFTGIQIHSAHGYLLSEFLSPDINLRKDEWGGSVENRSRIHVEIVKSIRSEVGDDFPISIKMNSADFQKGGFSPEDSIEVAKIIESAGVDNIEISGGTYEQPRLLGLDNVSINPDRSEFRKESTIAREAYFLDYAEKIRKNTSIPLMVTGGFRTKEGMESAINSGACEIIGIGRPLCANPLAMKELFEGKIDKLPSYEKTLSLGPWVLSPSSPFRLIQALNAFGAQAWFYQQIKRMGDDKLPDLSLGLFSAFRKDTNEDKKAFKEFNN from the coding sequence ATGACTATTTTAAAAGATGAAGTTCAGCTTCCTTGCGGAGCAAAAATAAAAAATCGTATATGCAAGGCAGCTATGACGGAGAGAATCGCTTTCGGGGATAATTTTACAAATCAAAGGCATTTGAATCTCTATAAAACTTGGGCAGAAGGAGATATCGGAATTTTATTAACGGGAAATGTTCAAGTGGACAGAAATCATTTAGAAGGCCCTGCAAATGTTTGTATCGAAGAAACCTCCTATAAAGACCAGCTACCTATGTTGAAAAAATGGGCAGATGAAGGAACAAAAAATGATACACATTTATGGATGCAAATAGCTCATGCCGGTAGACAAACTCCGGGAGAAATTAACCAGTCTCCTAAAGCACCTTCCTCGGTTCAATTAAAAATTCCAGGAAGAAATTACGGAGTTCCGTCTGAACTTACTCCAGATGAGATAGTTGAAATAATTAAAAAATTTACATTTGTTGCAAAAATAGCAAGAGAAACTGGATTTACGGGTATTCAGATTCACTCTGCACATGGCTACTTACTCTCTGAATTTCTTTCTCCGGATATAAACTTAAGAAAAGACGAGTGGGGCGGATCAGTCGAAAATCGTTCTAGAATTCATGTAGAAATTGTCAAGAGTATAAGGTCTGAAGTTGGAGATGATTTTCCAATCTCAATAAAGATGAATTCTGCAGATTTTCAAAAAGGGGGTTTTTCGCCAGAAGATTCAATTGAGGTAGCAAAGATAATTGAATCCGCAGGAGTAGACAATATAGAAATTTCTGGCGGAACTTACGAACAACCAAGATTATTAGGCTTAGATAATGTAAGTATTAATCCCGATAGAAGTGAGTTTAGAAAAGAAAGCACCATAGCTAGAGAAGCTTATTTTCTGGATTATGCCGAAAAAATTAGAAAGAATACTTCTATTCCTTTGATGGTTACTGGAGGGTTTAGAACTAAAGAAGGAATGGAGAGCGCCATTAATAGCGGAGCTTGTGAAATAATTGGAATAGGAAGGCCTCTGTGTGCAAATCCTTTGGCAATGAAAGAATTATTTGAAGGAAAAATTGATAAATTACCCAGTTATGAAAAAACGCTTTCTTTAGGTCCTTGGGTACTTTCCCCTTCTAGTCCATTTAGACTTATACAAGCACTTAATGCTTTTGGAGCACAAGCGTGGTTTTACCAACAAATTAAAAGAATGGGCGATGATAAATTACCTGATTTATCTTTGGGACTATTCTCTGCTTTCAGGAAGGATACAAACGAAGATAAAAAAGCTTTCAAAGAATTTAATAATTAA
- a CDS encoding SDR family oxidoreductase: MKIDQLFDVKGKVALVTGGSRGIGEMIAAAFLANGVKVYISARKADPCDQKAMELSELYGSECISIPADVGSMDGIVKLTDEIKAREDKLDFLINNAGAAWGENIDDFSESGWDKVMDLNVKGMFFTTQKLLPLLRKSGTQELPAKVINIGSIDGINTPAFENYVYSASKAAVHQLTRHLASKLVRENILVNAIAPGPFPSRMLGSAVAHDFSPLEERSPVKRIGTKEDIGGLAIYLCSRAGNFTIGETITCDGGLTACSGHNLSV, from the coding sequence ATGAAAATTGATCAATTGTTTGATGTGAAAGGAAAAGTAGCTCTGGTTACAGGCGGCTCTAGAGGAATTGGGGAAATGATTGCGGCTGCTTTCTTAGCTAATGGAGTAAAAGTATATATCTCTGCAAGAAAAGCAGATCCTTGTGATCAAAAAGCAATGGAATTATCTGAATTATATGGATCGGAATGTATTTCTATTCCAGCTGATGTTGGATCAATGGATGGTATAGTCAAACTAACTGATGAAATAAAAGCTAGAGAAGATAAATTAGATTTTCTTATTAATAATGCTGGCGCTGCTTGGGGAGAGAATATTGACGATTTTTCTGAATCGGGTTGGGATAAAGTCATGGACTTAAATGTCAAGGGAATGTTTTTTACTACTCAAAAACTTTTACCTCTGCTAAGAAAATCTGGAACACAAGAATTACCTGCAAAAGTCATAAATATTGGTTCAATCGATGGAATCAATACACCGGCTTTTGAAAATTACGTTTACAGTGCTTCCAAAGCAGCAGTTCACCAGCTCACCCGACATTTGGCTTCAAAATTAGTAAGAGAAAATATTCTTGTGAATGCTATCGCTCCAGGACCATTCCCTAGCAGGATGCTCGGTTCGGCTGTAGCCCATGATTTCAGTCCATTAGAAGAGAGAAGTCCAGTTAAACGCATTGGAACCAAGGAAGACATTGGAGGACTTGCAATATATTTATGCTCCAGAGCTGGTAATTTCACAATAGGTGAAACCATTACATGCGACGGTGGACTTACAGCTTGTTCAGGCCATAATCTTTCCGTATAA
- a CDS encoding DASS family sodium-coupled anion symporter, translated as MDSFNAKSIGFWIGLILFITVILIPNPEGLTNDGRLTLAVFLLMGVWWAFEALPLQVTALMPLVFFPLLGVIEIGVISKEYMNKVQFLFAGGFLIAIGIQKWGLHKRVALNILKLSGLNASGIIASFMLASALLSMWVMNTSTAIMLLPVAVSVIKVINDTVKEIDNKQSFNFQLCLLLGIAYSASIGGIATPIGTSPNGVLIQFASDNFGKDIGFANWIAFGLPVTLGLGPIVWILLTKFIYPINFQASKEAKDQLNSMLLDLGKMRNEEKKVAIVFGFTAFCWVFRQILDDIPGLSLLDDSVIAMLGGLSLFFLAQKNNSEKLLNWDDAQTGFPWGLIFLFGGGMALAFVVNDSGLALWLASLIPSQTYFFIILLIVITMVILLTELTSNLTTTVTFLPVVASVGINLGIDPMLLVLPLTLSASCAFMLPVATPPNSIVYASGLIPIQNMVRAGIFINLISIFFIFILAYLFIPTLL; from the coding sequence ATGGATTCTTTCAACGCAAAATCTATTGGGTTCTGGATAGGACTGATTCTTTTTATCACTGTTATTTTAATCCCTAATCCAGAAGGTTTGACGAATGACGGCAGACTTACTTTAGCGGTATTTCTTTTAATGGGAGTTTGGTGGGCTTTTGAGGCACTACCTTTACAAGTAACTGCTTTGATGCCATTGGTATTTTTTCCCTTACTAGGAGTTATAGAAATTGGAGTTATCAGTAAGGAATATATGAACAAAGTTCAATTTCTTTTTGCTGGAGGTTTTTTAATAGCTATAGGAATTCAAAAATGGGGTCTTCACAAGAGAGTTGCTTTAAATATTTTGAAGTTAAGTGGCTTGAATGCAAGCGGCATAATAGCTTCTTTCATGCTAGCAAGTGCCTTGCTAAGTATGTGGGTAATGAATACTTCTACAGCAATAATGCTTCTTCCCGTTGCAGTGTCAGTTATTAAAGTAATTAACGATACTGTGAAAGAAATCGATAATAAGCAGTCTTTCAACTTTCAATTGTGTTTGCTGCTTGGTATTGCATATAGTGCTTCTATTGGCGGTATAGCAACTCCAATTGGAACCTCCCCTAACGGTGTATTGATTCAATTTGCTAGTGATAATTTTGGCAAGGATATTGGTTTTGCAAATTGGATTGCTTTTGGTTTGCCTGTGACCTTAGGACTTGGTCCCATTGTTTGGATATTGCTGACTAAATTTATTTATCCTATAAATTTTCAGGCATCTAAAGAAGCAAAAGATCAATTGAATTCTATGTTATTGGATCTAGGCAAAATGAGAAATGAAGAAAAAAAAGTAGCAATAGTTTTTGGATTTACAGCTTTTTGTTGGGTCTTTAGACAAATTCTTGATGATATTCCTGGATTATCACTTTTAGATGATTCTGTAATTGCAATGCTAGGAGGCTTATCATTATTTTTTCTTGCTCAAAAAAATAACTCCGAAAAACTTCTTAATTGGGATGATGCTCAAACAGGTTTCCCATGGGGGCTAATATTTTTATTTGGCGGAGGAATGGCATTAGCTTTTGTCGTAAATGATTCAGGCTTAGCCTTATGGTTAGCTTCCTTAATACCATCACAAACTTATTTTTTCATAATACTCTTGATCGTGATAACAATGGTTATATTGCTTACTGAATTAACTAGTAATCTCACAACGACTGTTACTTTTCTTCCTGTTGTAGCAAGTGTTGGAATAAATTTAGGAATTGATCCCATGTTGCTAGTGTTGCCTTTAACATTATCAGCGAGTTGCGCTTTTATGCTGCCAGTGGCGACTCCCCCAAACTCAATTGTCTATGCATCTGGCTTAATACCAATTCAAAACATGGTTAGAGCTGGAATTTTTATTAATCTAATAAGTATCTTCTTTATTTTTATTTTGGCTTATTTGTTTATTCCTACTTTGCTTTGA
- a CDS encoding NAD(P)-dependent glycerol-3-phosphate dehydrogenase, translated as MINRFSILGSGSWGTALANLLANNGEECLIYTKNNEVFDSISKDKVNKIYHPDFKLNKNIKITKNLSEFSIFSDLWIIAIPSKEISSVFKLVNAEILKKKEFIIASKGIDKNSLYTISDVLIKEFNVDSSKIFSISGPNLAKEVMEQQVSASVLAGDDLSRAEKISKSFNNNFFKVFLSNDKKGVELSGSLKNIYAISAGIADGLGNKFNTKAMILTRSLHEMSELLKSLGASSETLMGLAGVGDLIATSSSSNSRNYSFGYYLGQGMDVETSLKKVNQVVEGIGTLEIIFKKKKELNLTMPIVDILNKIIFEKESPKDCFADILIEGDNRDT; from the coding sequence ATGATCAATCGTTTTTCTATTCTAGGTTCGGGCTCTTGGGGAACAGCTCTTGCTAATTTATTGGCTAATAATGGTGAAGAGTGTCTTATATATACCAAAAACAATGAGGTTTTTGATTCAATTTCAAAGGATAAAGTTAATAAAATCTATCATCCAGATTTCAAATTAAACAAAAATATAAAAATTACTAAAAATTTAAGTGAATTTAGTATTTTTTCTGATTTATGGATTATAGCGATTCCTTCGAAAGAGATTTCATCTGTCTTCAAATTAGTCAATGCAGAAATTTTAAAAAAAAAGGAGTTTATAATTGCTTCAAAAGGAATTGATAAAAATTCTCTTTATACAATTTCAGATGTTCTTATCAAAGAATTTAATGTTGACTCTTCAAAGATATTTTCTATCTCAGGACCTAATCTAGCTAAAGAAGTGATGGAACAACAAGTTTCCGCATCAGTTTTAGCTGGAGATGATCTCTCCAGGGCAGAAAAGATTTCGAAAAGTTTTAATAATAATTTTTTTAAAGTTTTCTTATCTAACGATAAAAAAGGAGTTGAATTATCAGGGTCTTTAAAAAATATTTATGCTATTTCGGCAGGCATAGCCGATGGTCTAGGAAATAAATTTAACACTAAGGCCATGATTCTTACCAGAAGCCTTCATGAAATGTCAGAATTATTAAAATCTTTAGGAGCAAGTTCCGAAACTTTAATGGGATTGGCTGGAGTGGGAGACCTTATAGCTACATCTAGTTCATCCAATAGCAGAAATTATTCTTTTGGGTACTATTTAGGTCAGGGTATGGACGTAGAAACGTCGTTGAAGAAAGTAAATCAAGTTGTCGAAGGCATAGGAACTTTGGAAATAATTTTTAAAAAAAAGAAGGAGCTTAATTTAACAATGCCAATTGTGGATATTTTAAATAAAATAATTTTTGAGAAAGAAAGTCCAAAAGATTGTTTTGCAGATATTTTGATTGAAGGTGATAATAGGGATACTTAA
- a CDS encoding DUF4389 domain-containing protein codes for MTKSKVKKETIQEVVSVNTEEVVENIKETSIWLRLILVVIFLFVFTFTDIILWFIAGIQFLFTIFTKKPNENLLGFSIKLRNYLSQIIDFVTYSSDLKPFPFSPFPD; via the coding sequence ATGACTAAAAGTAAGGTAAAAAAGGAAACTATTCAAGAAGTGGTATCTGTGAACACAGAAGAGGTAGTCGAAAACATCAAAGAGACCTCAATTTGGTTAAGATTAATTTTGGTTGTTATTTTTTTATTTGTTTTTACCTTTACCGACATCATTCTTTGGTTTATTGCCGGTATTCAATTTTTGTTTACAATTTTTACAAAAAAACCGAATGAAAATTTATTAGGTTTTTCAATCAAGTTAAGAAATTATTTAAGTCAAATTATTGATTTTGTTACTTATAGTTCTGATTTAAAACCTTTTCCTTTTAGCCCCTTTCCTGATTAA
- the folE gene encoding GTP cyclohydrolase I FolE, producing MKKNEKIINFRPSRDQAMEAVKTLLAYTGDDPTREGLVDTPKRVIKAYDEFFAGYHEDPKEVLARTFEQVEGYDEMVIVKGIRVESHCEHHMVPIIGVAHVGYIPNKKVVGISKLARMVDLFGKRLQTQETMTAQIADTIEEVLNPKGVAVVIDAAHMCMTTRGIHKTETSTVTSRMLGAFRKNANTRAEFMNLISTDN from the coding sequence ATGAAGAAAAACGAAAAAATAATTAATTTCAGGCCTTCAAGAGACCAAGCTATGGAGGCAGTAAAAACTCTTCTTGCTTACACAGGCGATGATCCCACAAGAGAAGGTTTAGTGGATACCCCAAAAAGAGTTATTAAAGCTTACGATGAATTTTTCGCTGGATATCATGAAGATCCAAAAGAAGTTCTTGCAAGAACTTTTGAACAAGTTGAAGGTTATGATGAAATGGTTATTGTCAAAGGCATAAGGGTCGAATCTCATTGTGAACATCATATGGTTCCAATTATTGGCGTAGCTCACGTAGGGTACATCCCAAATAAGAAAGTAGTAGGAATAAGTAAGTTAGCAAGAATGGTTGATCTCTTTGGTAAAAGACTACAAACTCAAGAAACGATGACTGCACAAATTGCTGACACTATTGAGGAAGTCTTAAATCCTAAAGGTGTAGCAGTTGTTATTGATGCAGCTCACATGTGTATGACTACTAGAGGAATTCACAAAACTGAAACCAGCACTGTAACCAGCAGAATGCTTGGGGCTTTTAGGAAAAATGCTAATACTAGAGCTGAGTTTATGAATTTAATTAGTACTGACAATTAA
- a CDS encoding Maf family protein: protein MSSAQKRLLKPLIFATASSIRREIVKSHGINCEFVKSDVDEELIKLNFKGIEFNNLAMQLATEKALTVSDIKENYYVVGVDQVCAIDDEILNKPENSENAFKSLKKLSGRSHFQNCGMAICLNGKILWQSFSIAELTMKSLSDQEIHDYIKLDEPFSCSGSYKFESYGKELFTNVSGTEYTIQGLDIDKLMDVFVEEGIIE, encoded by the coding sequence TTGTCTTCTGCTCAAAAAAGACTTCTTAAACCCTTAATATTCGCAACTGCTTCTTCCATCAGGAGGGAAATAGTTAAATCTCATGGAATAAATTGTGAATTTGTTAAATCAGATGTTGATGAAGAGTTAATAAAACTTAATTTCAAAGGAATTGAATTTAACAATTTAGCCATGCAACTGGCTACAGAAAAAGCATTAACCGTGAGTGATATTAAAGAAAACTATTACGTTGTGGGAGTTGATCAAGTATGTGCTATTGATGACGAAATATTAAATAAACCTGAAAATTCAGAAAACGCTTTTAAATCTTTAAAAAAACTTTCTGGAAGATCACATTTTCAGAATTGCGGTATGGCTATTTGTCTCAACGGAAAAATTTTATGGCAATCTTTTTCAATTGCAGAATTAACTATGAAATCTCTATCCGATCAAGAAATCCATGATTACATAAAATTAGATGAACCTTTTAGTTGCAGCGGTAGTTATAAATTTGAGTCTTATGGAAAAGAGTTATTTACAAACGTTTCAGGCACTGAATATACTATTCAAGGTCTGGACATTGATAAATTAATGGATGTTTTTGTCGAGGAGGGAATAATTGAATAA
- a CDS encoding SDR family oxidoreductase, with product MKDFKNKVAVITGSGSGMGRELAIELANAGANIALVEINEETLNETAELLKKYNVGVSKHIVDVGNKQAVFDLPEKVIEEHGSVDMVFNNAGVALSSTVENSTDEDWEWGLGILLHGVINGTRAFLPFLKDRPEAAIINTSSIFGLLSVPNQSIYHVGKYGVRGFTESLALEMKMEKSNVEVYSVHPGHIGTNIANIGAKNGKFDFDEDAEDGPNLFGAQAKTVEEAGQLFKDKAPINANTAAKIILKNIKKKNKRILVGSDAYAYDLIQRIFPKWYIYLLPLVFLVRRLFPKDKPLNR from the coding sequence ATGAAAGATTTTAAAAATAAAGTAGCTGTTATAACTGGCTCAGGATCAGGCATGGGAAGAGAATTAGCTATAGAGTTAGCTAATGCCGGAGCTAACATTGCTTTAGTTGAAATAAACGAAGAGACTCTCAATGAGACCGCAGAATTATTAAAGAAATACAATGTAGGCGTTTCGAAACACATTGTGGATGTTGGAAATAAACAGGCTGTATTTGATCTACCTGAAAAAGTTATCGAAGAACATGGATCAGTAGATATGGTTTTTAACAATGCAGGCGTAGCACTTTCTTCGACGGTAGAGAATTCAACAGATGAAGATTGGGAATGGGGATTAGGCATACTACTTCATGGGGTTATAAATGGTACTAGAGCATTTTTACCTTTTTTGAAAGACCGCCCTGAGGCAGCAATTATCAATACTTCCTCCATATTTGGTTTGTTAAGTGTTCCAAATCAATCTATTTATCATGTTGGAAAATATGGTGTAAGAGGTTTTACAGAAAGCCTTGCCTTAGAAATGAAAATGGAAAAATCAAATGTAGAGGTTTATTCAGTTCACCCAGGCCACATTGGGACTAACATAGCGAACATTGGAGCTAAAAATGGAAAGTTCGACTTTGATGAAGATGCTGAAGACGGACCAAATCTTTTTGGTGCGCAAGCAAAAACTGTTGAGGAAGCTGGGCAACTTTTTAAAGACAAGGCGCCAATTAATGCTAATACCGCGGCTAAAATCATTTTAAAAAATATAAAGAAAAAAAATAAAAGAATTCTTGTAGGCTCAGATGCCTATGCATACGATCTCATTCAAAGGATTTTTCCCAAATGGTACATTTATCTTTTACCATTAGTATTTCTTGTAAGAAGATTATTCCCAAAAGACAAACCTTTGAATAGATAA
- a CDS encoding beta-ketoacyl synthase, with protein MENLKRLPVICSMGGLNSGGRTSGNISYKRLVYENLSNEEKKQVLKDLISLSEEKKTEKEILSGTLIRQIDDFLDPKGLMTKQIGVNAGAKLPDYYEIDNLYNSKQHPRGIKMTVFGVNDALYNLGINWREDIQPLLDPNRVAVFAGPAIGQLDEKGLGGLMQSRLQEKRASSKHLSMSLIEMSADFINAYILGSVGKSGQVAGACATFFYNLNAATTLIKSNEVDFAVIGSAEAPINPEVTDGFFATTGIADDKKILAMQERHGEPFDKVDFSKACRPFGDNCGLVLGESSQFAIVTSLEFAIEIGAEILCAVPNVFINSDGIKKSISSPGIGNYLTMGQAFKKYLKDHEKPKLSCVIAHGTGTFQNRSTESDVLSKCATSMGMKDLRVTGLKGYLGHTMGPAGGDQLACSLGIFDHGIIPGLNSTPKLANDVITKNLNFCMKHEEIDTSELDAFFLNAKGFGGNNATTSIYKSDFVTKILPNLFSKSKLNAYETALEKTRENKLVYNSNCLEGNFNLIYRANEEILNPETDLEMTYLFKGLSFGNNLLTRNTNGKR; from the coding sequence ATGGAAAATTTAAAAAGACTCCCCGTGATATGTTCTATGGGAGGATTAAATTCTGGAGGTAGAACTTCTGGGAACATATCTTACAAGAGATTAGTCTATGAAAATTTATCAAATGAAGAGAAGAAACAAGTATTAAAAGATTTAATTTCTTTATCCGAAGAAAAGAAAACAGAAAAAGAGATTTTATCTGGAACACTGATTAGGCAGATTGATGATTTTCTGGATCCTAAAGGTTTGATGACAAAACAGATAGGCGTGAATGCTGGGGCCAAACTCCCTGATTATTACGAAATTGATAATTTATATAACTCGAAACAACATCCTCGAGGGATAAAAATGACTGTATTTGGAGTTAATGATGCTCTCTATAATTTGGGAATAAATTGGAGAGAAGATATTCAACCTTTATTGGATCCAAACCGAGTAGCTGTATTTGCTGGTCCTGCAATTGGTCAGTTAGATGAAAAAGGTCTTGGAGGTTTAATGCAGTCTAGATTACAAGAGAAAAGAGCGAGTTCTAAACACCTATCTATGTCATTAATAGAAATGTCAGCAGACTTCATTAATGCATACATTCTTGGTTCAGTTGGGAAAAGTGGTCAAGTAGCAGGAGCATGTGCAACTTTCTTTTACAACCTTAATGCAGCTACTACGTTAATAAAATCTAACGAAGTTGATTTTGCTGTAATAGGATCTGCAGAAGCTCCTATAAATCCTGAAGTCACTGACGGATTTTTTGCTACAACAGGTATTGCTGATGATAAAAAAATATTAGCTATGCAAGAAAGGCATGGAGAACCTTTTGACAAAGTAGATTTTTCCAAAGCGTGTAGACCATTTGGAGATAACTGTGGACTTGTTTTGGGAGAATCGTCTCAATTTGCAATTGTTACATCCCTTGAATTTGCAATTGAAATTGGCGCAGAAATTTTATGTGCCGTTCCAAACGTCTTTATAAATTCTGATGGAATTAAAAAATCAATCAGCTCTCCGGGAATAGGAAATTATTTAACTATGGGGCAAGCATTTAAAAAATATCTCAAAGATCATGAAAAACCTAAACTTTCCTGTGTGATTGCTCATGGCACAGGAACTTTTCAAAATAGAAGCACTGAATCTGACGTGTTAAGTAAATGTGCGACATCTATGGGGATGAAGGACTTAAGAGTAACAGGATTAAAAGGATATTTAGGCCACACAATGGGGCCCGCTGGTGGTGATCAATTAGCATGCTCTTTAGGAATTTTTGATCATGGAATTATTCCAGGGCTAAATTCAACTCCAAAACTCGCCAATGACGTGATCACCAAAAACTTAAATTTTTGTATGAAACACGAAGAAATAGATACATCTGAATTGGACGCATTTTTCTTAAATGCAAAAGGGTTTGGAGGAAATAATGCTACCACGAGCATTTATAAATCTGACTTTGTAACAAAAATACTCCCAAACTTATTTTCTAAATCCAAGCTTAATGCTTATGAAACTGCATTAGAAAAAACTAGAGAAAATAAACTTGTATATAATTCAAATTGTTTAGAAGGAAATTTCAACCTCATATACAGAGCTAACGAAGAAATTTTAAATCCTGAGACAGATTTGGAGATGACTTATCTATTCAAAGGTTTGTCTTTTGGGAATAATCTTCTTACAAGAAATACTAATGGTAAAAGATAA